In Uranotaenia lowii strain MFRU-FL chromosome 2, ASM2978415v1, whole genome shotgun sequence, one genomic interval encodes:
- the LOC129741944 gene encoding uncharacterized protein LOC129741944, producing the protein MFSSKMAQIDPSKYLCRICSNPSANVITLDYTINGISLAEMLQFCVMITVNKNDNLPYQCCYDCKTDLLVAHKMVKRCIESDKKFRQHSQESDENSTAEPSQYAQEYIVPEAQNFVELPAETSHNTSTNVVRHSILILN; encoded by the exons atgttttcatcgaAAATGGCCCAAATAGATCCAAGCAAATATTTATGTCGCATTTGCTCAAACCCATCGGCCAATGTTATTACGCTCGACTATACCATCAATGGAATTTCGCTGGCAGAGATGTTACAGTTCTGTGTTATGATTACG gTTAATAAGAACGATAATCTACCATATCAATGCTGTTACGATTGTAAAACGGATTTACTAGTAGCTCACAAAATGGTCAAACGATGTATTGAATCGGACAAAAAATTTCGTCAGCATTCTCAAGAGAGTGACGAAAATAGTACGGCAGAACCATCCCAATACGCACAGGAATACATCGTGCCCGAAGCACAGAACTTCGTCGAATTACCGGCTGAGACTTCACATAATACTTCAACGAATGTTGTAAGACACAGCATC CTCATCTTGAATTGA
- the LOC129746693 gene encoding gastrula zinc finger protein XlCGF26.1-like gives MSNVEGELCRFCNRSNEAGPMSPLFEVLGNGKTAAQIVGDCFCVTIKEIEGFPSMYCEACKNDLEVAKRFHANLMQSFTRLKQFLSTPKIEITEPLDGNISTVFISDAYIKEEAESDCDEAPLEFEISVEERKPNLRQLPKVTYNANESETEGSTPKKKIKPKEEKLEKQTTSKRKSGLPKKLSEGQNKELAEEKPSCSVDTDVKPLIEGIEYKPNDNEWMETVDTDSDFSIDGNSDSDSNQDSDSEDLNRDDEQYLDEGSSQDKKPRKRRLYYGVKADSQPKRCCLCKDFFLDSHEKVLEHSERSHLRYRVTNPIEIEENPYECSVCYKRFETKKEYLRHQRKMYVDMLHPCPSCDEEFANNYVLQSHIKSFHKKKMIIEKMEELRQKMHMCCACKLKFDSKELLKAHTDEVHLPESLSYDGDLKFKCEVCHRFFKSRQSMQIHQYRMFKMKKFICSLCGKAFKEKAFLRDHENSHRQEKPYECPICNARFSIKGSYDAHVRLHDAREDFKCEYCFRGFRTKSLLKGHLTVHNEDRPFKCHLCPITFTQQRLLDSHIEFHLGNKPFKCQQCPASYRYQRDLRGHIREKHEGILNFQCTYCPKAFNRKKPLMVHLKKHQ, from the exons ATGAGTAATGTTGAAGGAGAGCTATGCCGTTTTTGTAACCGTAGCAATGAGGCTGGGCCAATGAGTCCTCTGTTTGAAGTTCTCGGGAATGGAAAGACTGCTGCCCAAATTGTCGGAGATTGTTTTTGTGTGACG ATCAAAGAAATTGAAGGATTTCCATCTATGTATTGTGAAGCCTGTAAAAATGATCTCGAAGTCGCAAAGCGGTTTCATGCCAATTTGATGCAGTCTTTTACTagattgaaacaatttttatcgacccccaaaattgaaatcac TGAACCACTTGACGGTAATATTTCCACTGTTTTCATATCGGATGCATACATCAAGGAAGAGGCAGAATCGGATTGTGACGAAGCCCCACTGGAATTTGAGATTTCGGTGGAAGAACGTAAACCCAATTTAAGACAATTGCCTAAAGTTACGTACAATGCAAATGAATCGGAAACTGAAGGCAGTACTcctaaaaagaaaatcaaaccgAAAGAAGAGAAGcttgaaaaacaaacaacatcaaAGCGAAAATCAGGATTACCAAAAAAGCTCAGTGAAGGTCAAAACAAAGAACTCGCAGAAGAAAAACCTTCCTGTTCGGTTGATACTGACGTAAAGCCTCTTATAGAGGGGATAGAATACAAACCCAACGACAATGAATGGATGGAAACTGTTGACACTGATTCGGATTTTTCCATCGATGGAAACTCAGATTCCGATAGTAATCAGGATTCTGATAGCGAGGATCTTAACAGAGATGACGAACAATATCTAGATGAAGGTTCTTCTCAAGataaaaaaccaagaaaaaggCGTTTATATTATGGTGTGAAAGCAGATTCTCAGCCTAAACGATGTTGTCTATGTAAAGACTTCTTTTTGGATAGCCATGAAAAAGTTTTAGAGCACTCAGAAAGGTCACATTTGCGTTATAGGGTCACTAATCCGATTGAAATCGAAGAAAACCCATACGAGTGTTCAGTTTGCTACAAAAGATTTGAAACTAAGAAAGAGTATTTACGTCATCAGCGCAAAATGTACGTTGATATGCTGCATCCATGCCCTAGTTGTGATGAAGAGTTTGCCAATAACTATGTCCTGCAGAGTCACATCAAATCATTCCATAAGAAGAAAATgattatcgaaaaaatggaagaactTCGTCAAAAAATGCATATGTGCTGTGCCTGTAAACTGAAATTCGATTCTAAGGAATTATTGAAAGCTCATACCGATGAAGTTCACCTTCCAGAAAGTTTATCCTACGATGgtgatctgaaatttaaatgcgAAGTATGTCACCGATTCTTCAAGTCTCGTCAATCAATGCAAATACATCAATATCGCatgttcaaaatgaaaaaattcatCTGTTCTCTTTGTGGAAAGGCTTTCAAAGAGAAGGCATTCCTTCGGGATCATGAAAACTCCCACCGCCAAGAAAAACCTTATGAGTGCCCCATATGCAATGCACGTTTCTCGATCAAAGGTTCATATGATGCACACGTTAGATTGCATGATGCCAGGGAAGATTTCAAGTGTGAATACTGCTTCCGAGGGTTCAGGACAAAAAGTTTACTCAAAGGTCATCTCACCGTTCACAACGAAGATCGGCCTTTCAAATGTCATCTGTGTCCAATCACGTTCACTCAGCAACGATTGCTCGATTCTCACATTGAATTTCACTTAGGCAACAAACCCTTCAAGTGCCAACAGTGTCCTGCTTCGTATCGGTATCAGCGGGATTTGCGGGGCCACATTCGGGAAAAGCATGAAGGTATACTCAATTTCCAATGCACGTATTGCCCGAAGGCATTCAATCGTAAAAAGCCACTTATGGTTCATCTGAAGAAACATCAATAA